One part of the Anaeromyxobacter sp. Fw109-5 genome encodes these proteins:
- a CDS encoding ATP-binding protein, whose product MRSNGGTAADGLADALFEEAGAGLCLVSASGKVLRANREWLRVTGHLEGEALGREVAELLPWDRALSRALDEPLSAGERRELPRRPRRVNGREVWWEGRVTGVALEGGTGRLLALRDVTAEAVPGPFRDAGARYRRLFDELREHVFVYTVVRDGAGLVIDWILADANHQALALLGAPLERVAGRRASELFGAAALAEQLAASREVMATGRGLTFERRFAWDGRHYLTSLFPLDHWNLVAAGIDTTERVAAEEALRAEDRRKSEFLAMLSHELRNPLAPMRTAVAVLERAAPGAPEASRARAAITRQTEHLARLVDDLLDVTRIAHGKIRLRTERLDLAALVRCTADDHRDLLAASGVALRVTGAVEPLPILGDRTRLEQVVGNLLANAGKFTRRGGNVTVTLGRERDRAVFSVADDGEGIDPELVPRLFAPFVQADDGLDRPRGGLGLGLYLVRSLVELHGGSVAVRSGGSGRGAEFTVGLPLVEEARAPEPTRDPLSGKGPRRVLVIEDNPDAAEMLRDLLAGAAHEVEVAPDGRQGVARARALRPDLVLCDIGLPVMDGYEVARTLRGDPDLSATLLVALSGYAMPDDVAKAAQAGFDRHLAKPVSLSELGAVLAAAARSV is encoded by the coding sequence GTGCGGAGCAACGGGGGCACCGCAGCAGACGGTCTGGCGGACGCGCTCTTCGAGGAGGCCGGCGCCGGCCTCTGCCTCGTGAGCGCGTCCGGGAAGGTCCTCCGCGCCAACCGCGAGTGGCTGCGCGTCACCGGCCACCTCGAGGGTGAGGCGCTCGGGCGCGAGGTGGCGGAGCTGCTCCCGTGGGATCGCGCGCTCTCGCGCGCCCTGGACGAGCCGCTCTCCGCCGGGGAGCGGCGCGAGCTGCCGCGGCGGCCGCGGAGGGTGAACGGGCGCGAGGTGTGGTGGGAGGGGCGCGTCACGGGCGTCGCGCTCGAGGGCGGGACCGGTCGCCTCCTCGCGCTGCGCGACGTCACCGCCGAGGCCGTCCCCGGCCCGTTCCGCGACGCGGGCGCGCGCTACCGCCGGCTCTTCGACGAGCTGCGCGAGCACGTCTTCGTGTACACGGTGGTCCGCGACGGCGCGGGCCTGGTGATCGACTGGATCCTGGCGGACGCGAACCACCAGGCGCTGGCCCTCCTCGGCGCACCGCTCGAGCGCGTCGCCGGGCGCCGCGCCTCCGAGCTCTTCGGCGCCGCCGCGCTCGCGGAGCAGCTCGCCGCGTCCCGCGAGGTGATGGCCACCGGGCGCGGCCTCACGTTCGAGCGCCGGTTCGCGTGGGACGGCCGGCACTACCTCACCTCGCTCTTCCCGCTCGACCACTGGAACCTCGTCGCGGCCGGGATAGACACGACCGAGCGGGTCGCGGCCGAGGAGGCGCTCCGCGCGGAGGACCGGCGCAAGAGCGAGTTCCTCGCCATGCTGTCGCACGAGCTCCGGAACCCGCTCGCGCCCATGCGCACGGCCGTCGCCGTCCTCGAGCGGGCCGCCCCGGGGGCGCCGGAGGCCAGCCGGGCGCGCGCGGCGATCACCCGGCAGACCGAGCACCTCGCGCGGCTGGTGGACGATCTCCTCGACGTGACCCGCATCGCGCACGGGAAGATCCGGCTGCGCACCGAGCGGCTCGACCTCGCCGCGCTGGTGCGATGCACCGCCGACGACCACCGCGACCTCCTCGCCGCGAGCGGCGTCGCGCTGCGGGTGACGGGCGCGGTCGAGCCGCTGCCCATCCTCGGCGATCGCACCCGTCTCGAGCAGGTGGTCGGGAACCTGCTCGCGAACGCCGGCAAGTTCACGAGGCGCGGCGGCAACGTGACCGTGACGCTCGGCCGCGAGCGCGACCGGGCGGTCTTCTCGGTGGCGGACGACGGCGAAGGCATCGACCCCGAGCTCGTGCCGCGCCTGTTCGCGCCGTTCGTGCAGGCGGACGACGGCCTCGACCGGCCGCGCGGCGGCCTCGGCCTGGGGCTCTACCTCGTGAGATCGCTGGTGGAGCTCCACGGCGGCAGCGTGGCGGTCCGGAGCGGCGGCTCGGGACGCGGCGCGGAGTTCACGGTCGGGCTGCCGCTCGTCGAGGAGGCGCGGGCGCCCGAGCCCACGCGCGATCCGCTCTCGGGGAAGGGCCCGCGGCGCGTCCTCGTCATCGAGGACAACCCGGACGCCGCCGAGATGCTGCGCGACCTGCTCGCCGGGGCGGCGCACGAGGTCGAGGTCGCCCCCGACGGCCGCCAGGGCGTGGCGCGGGCGCGCGCGCTGCGGCCGGACCTGGTCCTGTGCGACATCGGCCTGCCGGTGATGGACGGGTACGAGGTCGCTCGCACCCTGCGCGGTGACCCCGACCTCTCGGCGACGCTCCTCGTCGCCCTGTCGGGCTACGCGATGCCCGACGACGTCGCGAAGGCGGCGCAGGCCGGATTCGACCGCCACC
- a CDS encoding GNAT family N-acetyltransferase has translation MIPLGQGRVTFQAAAVRRAARAPEPYSWSMSEVNVEAGGLDVRQEEEGRWGAFYVEQGGRRVAELAYEREGADRALLQHTQVSDALRGQGVARRLVDAAVAWARASGTRLVPLCPYAKAIFDRDASLRDVLV, from the coding sequence ATGATACCCCTGGGTCAGGGACGCGTCACATTCCAGGCCGCCGCCGTCAGGCGTGCGGCGCGGGCGCCCGAGCCTTACTCCTGGAGCATGAGCGAGGTGAACGTGGAGGCCGGCGGGCTGGACGTGCGGCAGGAGGAGGAGGGTCGGTGGGGGGCGTTCTACGTCGAGCAGGGCGGCCGCCGCGTCGCGGAGCTTGCCTACGAGCGCGAGGGAGCCGACCGCGCCCTTCTCCAGCACACGCAGGTGTCGGACGCGCTGCGCGGTCAGGGGGTCGCGCGCCGGCTGGTGGACGCCGCGGTCGCCTGGGCGCGGGCGAGCGGCACCCGCCTCGTCCCGCTCTGCCCGTACGCGAAGGCGATCTTCGATCGCGACGCCTCCCTGCGCGACGTGCTCGTCTGA